The following DNA comes from Paraburkholderia phytofirmans PsJN.
CGCTTGTGAAACTGATGAATGGCGTTGGAGAAACCAAAGCGGGCAAGCATCATCCCCCAATGCTGTTGGCACTTTGGGACGGCATCGGCAACGTGCACGAACTGAACGGTTATCGCAACGACGCTGCCGTCATGATGACACGCTATGTACAGGAATTGCCCAAAGAGATTGATGCGTTGCAGTCGATCGAAGCGGCAGAGGTTGCGGTAAAGAACGGTGCAGTTGCTTCTAAAAGCCGCTGGCGTTCGGCTCGTCAAGCAGGTTGGGAAGCGATGATCAATTCGCCCGGCGCGATGGATGGTATACCGACGATGCTGTCGCCCGAACAGGAAGCGGCGTCGGAGAAGAACATCGAGGACGCGGGAAAGATCAGCCCGGCGGAGGCTAAAGAGATCGGCGAGGCAGAGTGGCCGAAATATCTGGATAAGCTTAACAAATCCAGGTTCCAGCAGTTTCGCGGCGCATTCCAATCTATGCAAGCTACCGTGAACCAGTTACAGGCTGCCCGTACGGCGGACGTGGCCGCATGGCTGAAAGCACCGCTGTTGCTTGCGACCCTTCACGATTACCACGAGAACGACATTCCTAATGGTGCTGCGTTCGAGGGGGTGGTGAACGAGGCGATTACTGGGCTGCCGTCTGAAGAGAAAGGCGCCCAGGTCGTGGTCGATCTGGTGAACAACATGGATCCCACCCAGCCGACGAGTCTGGTTTGGCGAGCCTTCGCGTTCAACCAGAAACAACCAAAAGTGGAAATTAAGGAATTGCTCGAAAAGGCGACGGCGTACAAAGCGTCGCGCGCAGAGGAGATCGCGGAAATTCTCGAGAAGATCGCCAAGCCGTTGGAGAAGTTAAAAACGTTTGTCGAATTTCGCGAAAAAATGGGCGAAGTCAAGGAACACGAGTACGCGATCTCGGCTACCGAGCGCGCCGTAAAAAAACTGCAAGTCGACCGGCTGAGCATTACGATCGCCAATGCGCTTTTCAAGTGGACGGGGATGGGTAAAGTAAGCGACTGCGCGGGAGCATTCCTGATACGCGGCGCGCTTATGATGCGGGTCGGCATTAGCCAGACCGACACCTTGGGCTTGGTCAAGGAATCGGCGAATGTCGAGCCGAAGTTGCGCGCCAAGCTGGAAAGTGGTTACCGCGCGTTGCGCGCAAAGGGCGTGAAAGCTGCGGAGGCCTATGCACAAACGCTTGAGGCCTTGGCCTCGGATGAAAGGGGGCTCGTGCTCCGGGCGAAGTGGAACGCCGTCAGGCTGACGAGCGAGGGCGCCGAAGCTGCGGCAGGGATTCGAATCGGCGGAACGTTGGCAATCATTGAGCTGTTTGGCTTTGGTGCGAGTCTGGCAAAAGTCGATAAGAGTGGGGAAGACTATGCGATGCTCGTGGCGAGCGGATTTTCAGCTTCATCTGCCTGTTTGCAAGCCTCCAGTAAAGCAATGGCGGCGATGGCGAAAGATGCAGCCCAGACTGCGGCTAATTTAAAGGCCATCACCGGTTATTTTGGTGGCGCATCGGCAGCGATTGGCGCGTTCTTCGACGCGAAAAAAGGTGTGGCGCAAGCGCAGGACAGCAAGATCTGCCTCGCGTCACTCTATTTCATTAAGAGCGGTTTGGGATTTACGGCTGCCGCCGCTAACCTCTTGACGGCTCTAACTTCAAGCGCGCCACTGATCGCGAGGATCACCGGTGGGCGCGGTGTCGTTTGGCTAGGCAAAGCCAGTGCAGGCATGGCCGGAGCGACGGCAAGAATCACCAACCTGGCAACAACCGCCGAAGAAGGTACGACGGCAGCTGCTCGGGCGGCCGCAGCCAAGGCCGCCGGCAGAGAAGCAGTTGGTGTGGCAGCAGGAGAAGTTGTATTGACCGTTGGCGAGCGCGGTGCGCTGCTAATTATTGGGCGAGTTGCACTCTTCATGGCAGGCTGGGAGGTCGCTGTGGTAATCACACTGATTCAAGTCCTGATCTGGTACTTCTCGGATAACGATTTGCAGAGCTGGTTTGAAAAATGTACGTTTGGCAAGTCGCCGAATAGTCCTCCATGGGAAGCGGGCAAGCAGCATGAGGAATTCGAAAAGGCACTCAAGAGCGTTGGGTTGACGGCAAGTGAGGGTTCGGAATGACTATTGAAGCGACATCGTCGGCGACCGCAAAATTGTTGCGCGGCCGCATCACCAATTTGCGTAAAACACGTCGGAGCCAGGACTTTTTCTTTACCGACTCCGACCGAAAAAAAATGGGTGCAACGGCAATTGCGGCTGGGCTAGCAGGGTTGGGCGGCATCGCTGTTGGCTTAGGC
Coding sequences within:
- a CDS encoding T6SS effector BTH_I2691 family protein, with product MATTEQKCANCEKTGLPILPVRYTVLPQTVGAKLPAGISGKGVTDVSLTAHHYGLRTLREGWLYLFYAKGPRGSNYWEAYTITEDGRLWKQPLPLMTAPAIHPACTQKSIAAPMDIIAIERPEKCGDVYIAFSEYPWHKDIFKLYAGDAALRAQRMQRIEPAKWITGAKDEHAAVATEQSIDAVVEYMPGFDPKLLQLPKQKVSNPNGSVNADVLKHEATRYPLHIRQATPASASTALVKLMNGVGETKAGKHHPPMLLALWDGIGNVHELNGYRNDAAVMMTRYVQELPKEIDALQSIEAAEVAVKNGAVASKSRWRSARQAGWEAMINSPGAMDGIPTMLSPEQEAASEKNIEDAGKISPAEAKEIGEAEWPKYLDKLNKSRFQQFRGAFQSMQATVNQLQAARTADVAAWLKAPLLLATLHDYHENDIPNGAAFEGVVNEAITGLPSEEKGAQVVVDLVNNMDPTQPTSLVWRAFAFNQKQPKVEIKELLEKATAYKASRAEEIAEILEKIAKPLEKLKTFVEFREKMGEVKEHEYAISATERAVKKLQVDRLSITIANALFKWTGMGKVSDCAGAFLIRGALMMRVGISQTDTLGLVKESANVEPKLRAKLESGYRALRAKGVKAAEAYAQTLEALASDERGLVLRAKWNAVRLTSEGAEAAAGIRIGGTLAIIELFGFGASLAKVDKSGEDYAMLVASGFSASSACLQASSKAMAAMAKDAAQTAANLKAITGYFGGASAAIGAFFDAKKGVAQAQDSKICLASLYFIKSGLGFTAAAANLLTALTSSAPLIARITGGRGVVWLGKASAGMAGATARITNLATTAEEGTTAAARAAAAKAAGREAVGVAAGEVVLTVGERGALLIIGRVALFMAGWEVAVVITLIQVLIWYFSDNDLQSWFEKCTFGKSPNSPPWEAGKQHEEFEKALKSVGLTASEGSE